GAGGGCGGCGTGGCTTACCGgagctagagacgccgccgccgggcGGAGAAGGCCGAGCTCCCGTCGCTGGCGGGCGGAGTAGGCCGAGCTCCTTTTTCTATCGCTCGTGTTGACGAAGGGGTATGCGCGATTCCACGCCTTTCCGAGGCTGGGAGCTCGGAAACCTTCCAAGTGAAACGGTGCGCTCGCGCGGGCCGCTCGGAATTTGCCCATCATTTCTGGGCCTCAATTCTAAGGCCACCCAAACAGCTGAATTTGACGAATTTGCTCCAAATTCCAATTCCATGGCTAGATTCtgtgcatccaaacacagcataAATGTATTTGTGATGGAAAATGCATATGGATTCAGGAAAATTGTACAGGATGCCTAAATCTTAGCTGTATCGACAgaaacatatttaaacaagaagaCTTGTGCCCCGTGCTTTCTGAAAGTTTGATTTGCACAACTTTCAAAGCAAGATCAAAGGCTGTGATTAGGAGGAGTGCGTCGTGGGATATGGGCAGTTGCACCCTGCGGTGATCACAGCCATCCAGCTGCTTTGGGAAGCGAGCAAAAAAAGTCTTGGAAAGCACAGGAGCACTCCTCAAGCAAGAAATAATGTCTTTTCTGGAATGATTTGGCTTTTCAGCATACAAGCATCTTTGCTTGCAGAAAGAAACATATTTAAACAAGGAATGATATCTTCTGGAATGATTTGGCATTTGAGCATGCAAGAGTTCCAAGAAAATTATTACTGTAACCAACTAGAAAAGAAATAAGAGATGGGTTAATTTGCAGTCTTCCATGGGCGTAGTAACCATGTTGTCTCAAGATGCCTGAAATTCAGTTCATATAAGCACTGCAAATAACACTACAGATTCAAAGTTTTACATAGGATAAGCTCAACAGAAACTGCATACTTGGGATCCAAAGTATGAATAGCTTGGGAGTTCGACAGACGACAACAAAAAGTTAAAATTTGATTAGATTCTTCTGACCGTGTTGCGGTTCCTTGATTGTCTTCAATTGATCCATTCCCAGTGCTGCATTGTTACTCTGCCTCTGAAACTGCTTCTAGGCACTCTGATGTTAGAAAAACAGGAAGGCCACACTCCAATCTTTTGTCTGGGATCCAAGTTGTTGTCTTGTTTTCAAATGGCATGATATATCTGTAGTCACGTGAGATATAACTGTAGTCACATGAGTTATAGTTGTCACGTGAGATATTAGATTCATCAAATTTTCCACTCCAGGTACTACCTAGATAGGTCAGACTGTAGAATGGGGACATGTACGTAGCAGTGCTAAACCCAATCTGACAACAGACGGCGATGACATGAGAGCAGGCCTTGTGAAGCAGCTGAGGCTTGTTGCATGAACAGGTGGCACTTTCTCGAATTGTGGACCCTTCAAACTTCTTAGAGATATGGGTATCTTCTGAATTCAGGTGAGCAACCTCAGTCTTCTGCCCTGATTGAACTTTAAATTTCCAAACTACTTTCCCCTGGATTTTTTTCCCAGTGTTGGCGTCTATGCGAACCACGTGATGCATCTTTGACTTCTGCATTTCGGAATTCATGTCATCCTGGACACGTTCAGGGAAGTTCAGTGATGGGTTGCTGATTGCTTCGCTTGCTGCAGCACTTGTGTTTTCGAAGCACTCCACCAAGCGCAGAAATGTCACCTCCACAATCGCAACAAGAGGAAGGCATGTTATCCCTTTCAACACAGGGTCATTCTTATACACATCGGCTATATCAGTGCCCATGATACCATACCTTGCTCCCTTTCTGTCATGTGCCAGTGACCACTTCTCCATTGGTTTCATATGGATCCAGTCAGAAAATTTGGTTATCTTTCGTTTGCTATCACTGGCACAATCTTCCTCCTCATACTGTACAGAATTGGGTTGGTTGCATGGGGTTTGTGTCGCTAGCTCTTTGTCCGAAATATATTTGGTTGTCAACTCATCGAGCTCTTTCCAGATTTTTACAAACTTATTTACTCGCCTTTGCTGACAAAGTTTCTTGAACATCATCACCAGCTTCTTGTCACCAAAATATGCAAAAAAGGTGTCAGCAAGGTGTTCCATGCACCATCGGCTCTCTGCTTTCAGCCATTGTCGTTGAGGGGAATTTAAAAAGTCCTCTACAGCATCAATCATCTCCCTTTTGTAATCGTGTATAATGCAGACATCAGATTGATGGCAAACTGCTTGGTCCAAATTCCTAAGAAACCACATCCAGCTTTCCTTGGTCTCCCCCTCCACGACAGCAAATGCTACTGGAATGGAGCAATCATTAGCATCTAATGCTACAGCAGTCAACAACAACCCTTGGTATTTCCCGCATAGTGGCATGCCCTTAATGCATAGTACAGGGCGGCAATGACGGAATGCCTGTGAGCACCGATCAAACACCCAAAACATACGGTGCAGGACTCGAAAACCATTGCAGCCTGGAACCTCTGCATCCTTGATGCCCACAAAAGCGCGAGGATTCTTACATGCCAGGTCATTGAGTAACCTCGGCGCAAGGTTGTGTGAATCATAAAATGTACCGAACTCCCACTCCAGAGCCTTCTGCCTTGCCCTCCATGCCTCAGGGGGGCTCATCTGCTCACCGTAGTGTTTAGCGAGATAATCTATAATTTCCTTAGGCGTCATTATTGTCAGGTCTTCCACTAGGCGGATGAAGCGGAAATTAGAAGTACTCAGGCATTTCGTCCCAGGCAACACAGCATGTGCCGttggagaataatcatcatcatgtATGGCTTTGAGCAAAATGGCGTAGTGTCTGATCTCAGAGGATTGCACATACAGCATGAACTTTTGGGTCACGTTTCTTCTTCGCTTCAGTTTATTGGCAAAGGCTTTCCAGCATTTATCGGTAAGAAAATGACGGGTCTCCCACGGCCAGTACTCCATGTACCAATCCGGCTCGAAGTCGTCAAACAAGTCAGTGGTGCGTTGTTTGAGGAACCCCTTGACGTCGAGATCCTGTGTTTCTGGGTGCAGCCGAAACAGCTTGAAGATCCAGAGCTGTAGGTCAACCAGCGACATCGACCCTGGCTGCAGTGGCAGCTCACCCGTCACGTGCGCACAACCTTTGTCTCCCGGAGAAATGTATGAGCAATTAACTAAATCATCGCCCCCAACGCGATAAAACTCTTCTCTGTGTCCATAGTACACGCAGATCTGGATCGGTTCTTGAGCCTACAGCAAGCAATGACATGATCCATTGATGCACAACGGGTTCAGACAAGTTAAACAAGCAAGCAAAGCTTAT
This region of Lolium perenne isolate Kyuss_39 chromosome 2, Kyuss_2.0, whole genome shotgun sequence genomic DNA includes:
- the LOC127331869 gene encoding uncharacterized protein, yielding MAALEPLTSASSPSPAGVSTDAPPAPSLGASAGARKRKAPTAAARKPRKQQAQEPIQICVYYGHREEFYRVGGDDLVNCSYISPGDKGCAHVTGELPLQPGSMSLVDLQLWIFKLFRLHPETQDLDVKGFLKQRTTDLFDDFEPDWYMEYWPWETRHFLTDKCWKAFANKLKRRRNVTQKFMLYVQSSEIRHYAILLKAIHDDDYSPTAHAVLPGTKCLSTSNFRFIRLVEDLTIMTPKEIIDYLAKHYGEQMSPPEAWRARQKALEWEFGTFYDSHNLAPRLLNDLACKNPRAFVGIKDAEVPGCNGFRVLHRMFWVFDRCSQAFRHCRPVLCIKGMPLCGKYQGLLLTAVALDANDCSIPVAFAVVEGETKESWMWFLRNLDQAVCHQSDVCIIHDYKREMIDAVEDFLNSPQRQWLKAESRWCMEHLADTFFAYFGDKKLVMMFKKLCQQRRVNKFVKIWKELDELTTKYISDKELATQTPCNQPNSVQYEEEDCASDSKRKITKFSDWIHMKPMEKWSLAHDRKGARYGIMGTDIADVYKNDPVLKGITCLPLVAIVEVTFLRLVECFENTSAAASEAISNPSLNFPERVQDDMNSEMQKSKMHHVVRIDANTGKKIQGKVVWKFKVQSGQKTEVAHLNSEDTHISKKFEGSTIRESATCSCNKPQLLHKACSHVIAVCCQIGFSTATYMSPFYSLTYLGSTWSGKFDESNISRDNYNSCDYSYISRDYRYIMPFENKTTTWIPDKRLECGLPVFLTSECLEAVSEAE